The Streptomyces sp. 11x1 genomic sequence GACGGGGTCGGGTCCACCTGCGCCGGATGGGCGAGCGATCAGTCCTCTCAAGAATCCGGACGGTACGAAGCCGGGACTCGCACCCGTGACCACGGACGCGGACAAAGCCGCCGCCCGAAAGCTCATTGAGGAGCTGGCCACGAAAGGGCGGGGGCCTAAAACGGGCTACGCGCGGGACAAGTTCGGCTATGCCTGGATGGACACGGCCGACGGAGTGCCGCTCGCTAGGAACGGGTGTGACACGCGGAACGATCTCATCCATCGCGATGGCCAGAACCTCCGCCTCCGATCCGGCTCCGACTGTGTGGTCATCGCGATGACGCTGCACGATCCGTACACCGGGACGACCATCGAGTGGCGCAAGGCGAAGGCGTCCGAGGTGCAGATAGACCATGTGGTGCCGCTGTCCTACAGCTGGCAGATGGGTTCGTCGCGCTGGCCGGTGAGCAAGCGCAAGCAGCTCGCGAACGACGTGCTCAATCTGATCCCGGTCGAGGGCCGGGCCAACTCGGCCAAGGGTGATTCCGGACCCGCGACCTGGCTGCCGCCGAACAAGCAGATCAGGTGCGCGTACGCGGTCCGGTTCGCCCAGGTCGCCGTCAAGTACGAGATGCCGGTGACGGCCCCGGACAAGCAGATCATGCTGCGCCAGTGCGGCGGTTGACGAGCAGCACGGGTATCTCAACGAGGGCGGATCGGCTGATCCGCGACAGTGGCCCGTGACTGGCTTCTCGTAGCTCCGGGCCTCCGGCTGCGCAGCTCCACCAGGTGGCGGGCGAGGGCGAGCACCGTGAGCAGTGCCACGAGCGCACACGCGCCCCACCACCCGGCCCTGCCGTACGCGCGTACCCCGAGCCATGATCCTGCGCTGCCGCCCAGGTAGGCGCAGGTCATGTAGGCGGTGTTGAGCCTGCTGCGGGCGTCGGGGCGCAGGGCGTAGACCCGGGCCTGGTTGGCGACCATGCCGGACTGCATGGCGACGTCGAGCAGCAGCGTGCCGACGACCAGCGCGGTCAGCCCCGGTACGTCGCCCCAGGCGCCGGCAGTCAGGACCGCGGCTGAGACGAGGACCGCGAGCATGCAGACGAGGTTCACCGGGTCCGGGCCGTGGCGGTCCACCAGGCGTCCGGCGAGCGGGGCGCAGAGCATGGTTGCGCCGCCGACCAGGGCGAGCAGTCCCACGGCCTGGGCGCCCATGCCGTAGACCGGACCGGTGAGGAGGAGCGTCAGGCAGGTCCACACGGCCGAGAACCCCGCGAAGACCGTCGCCTGGTAGAAGCAGGAGCGACGCAGGTCCGGCTCGGTGCGCAGCAGACGTAGTGACTCGGTCAGGAGCGCTGGGTACGGCTGACGCGAGCGCGGGGTCGCGACGGGCACCGTGCGAGCCACAATGCTTGCGAGCAGCAGGGTCAGGGCCGCGGCCGCCAGATAGGGGGCCCGCCATCCCAGCCATTCGCCCAGCGAACCGCTGAAAGCCCGGGCAAGCAGCATGCCGCCGATCGACCCGCTCAGCAGGGTGCCGATCACCGCGCCACGGCGGTCGGCGGGCACGAGTCCGGCCGCCAGTGGACCGACGACCTGAGCGGCCACGGTGGTGAGGCCGGTGAGGGCGCTGGCGGCGATGAGGAGCGGCAGGGTTGGAGCGCAGCCTGCGGTGAGCAGGCCCAGACCGGTAAGGGCGAGCAGGACGACGAGGAACGAGCGGGACGGGAGCCGGTCACCGAGCGGCACCAGCAGGAACATTCCGGCCGTGTAGCCGACTTGGGTGGCGGTCACGGCCAGGGAGGCCGCGTCAGGCGACGTGTGCAGTCCTGCGGCGACGAGCGGAATGATCGCCTGCGGGAAGTAGATGTTGCCCACGGCCACGGCGCAGGTCACGGCCAGGAGCAGGGCCATCCGACGGCTCATCCTCAGTCCACCGGTCCGCCGGCGACGTAAATGACCTGGCCGGAGACGAATCCCGCCTCGCGGCTCACCAGGAAGGACACCGTGTGAGCGATGTCTTCCGGCTCGCCGACTCGTCCGACCGGGATGGCCTTCGCCGCGCTGCGCCGGAATTCCTCGAAGTCGCGGCCGAGTCGCCGGGCGGATGCCCTGGTCATTTCGCTCACGACGAAGCCCGGGGCGACGGCGTTGGCGGTGATGCCGTGGCGTCCGAGTTGAAGGGCGAGCGACTTGGTAAGCCGATCAGACCGGCCTTCGCGCTGCCGTAGTCGACGCGGGCGGCATCGCCGACCGCGGAGATGCTCGACATGTTCACGATCCGTCCCCAGCCGGCCGAGATCATGTGTGGGCAAACGGCACGGGTGGCGAGGAACGGGCCGCGCAGATTGGTCCCGGTGACTGTGTCCCACTGCTCCGTGGTCATCTCGACGAGCTCGGCACGGGGGCCGATGCCGGCGTTGTTGACCAGGACTGTCGGCGGCCCCAGTTCGGCGGCGATCCAGGCCATGGCGGTCGTCACCGCAGTTTCGTCGGAAACATCGGCGGCGACTGCTGTCGCTGATCCGCCGTTGCTGGTGATGGCTTCGACGGTGGCGACGCAGGCCGCCTCGTCCAGGTCGATCACGCCCACCGCCAGTCCGTCGTGCGCCAGCCGTCTGGCCACCGCGGCGCCGATTCCGCGTGCCGCACCAGTGACAATTGCCGTGTGCTGTCCCTGAGTTGGGTGTGTCATGCGCAGAAGTCCACTGCATCGACGTTCCTGGGCCAATCGATGTAGCGTATGGCTTAATGATCAGTTTTGTGCTCGGCGTCGAGGACCTTGCAGATACGCGCTTCGCCGTGTCACCACTGCACGAGACTCTGCTCAGCCTGCGGGTGCTGCAAGACCCGGGGCTGTCCGCGTTGCACATCCCCTGGCGCAGGTCCGTGGTCGGCAGGATCGGCCCGCTCGATACCGAACTGCTGATGGCGCTGGTCGCCCGCAGGCGCACCATCCCCGACTTCCTTACCCCGCAGCCCACGAGCTTCGCGCCGACCTTCGACGAGCAGTTGGCCGTCGTCCGTCAGGCGTCACCTGCGCGGGTTCGCCATGACCTGCTGACCGCGCACGCTCCTGACCCGCTTCCAGCAGCCCTGCATGATGCCACTGTCGCCGACGACATATCCGTCGTCAGACTTCGCGATGCCGTGTGCGAGCTTCTGCGGCAGTTCTGGGAGGTGGCCATCGAGCCGGAGTGGCGGCAGATGCGGCTGCTCCTTGAAGCCGATATGACCTACCGAGCACGGCAACTGGCAGTGGGAGGCGCCCGCTGGTTGTTCGCCGACATGCACCCAAACCTGCGCTGGCACAACGGCGTACTGCACATCGACAAGATGATCAGCAGGCACCGTGTCGCTGCGTCCGGTCGAGGCCTCCTGCTCCTGCCGTCCGTGTTCGCGCACAAGCCGGCGCCTCCGGTCGGTCCGGAAGAGCCGCCCCGGCTCGTCTATCCGGTCCGCGGGGTGGCCACACTGTGGGCCACCCCGCCAACCGTCGATGCGACGGCTCTTGCGTCGCTGCTCGGTGCACCACGGGCAAGGCTGCTCACCCTGCTCGAAGAGCCGCTCGCCACAGTTGAGATCGCCCGACGCTTCCGTGTGACCCCGAGCGCCGTGTCCCAGCACCTGCGCGTGCTCCATGCCACGGGTCTGGTCACCCGGGCTCGCGACGGACGGCAGGTTCTGTACCGCCGAAGCTCTCTCGGCGACCAACTGACTGGCCGCCAACAGCGCCACCGGATCGCGCCCTCTTGAGCTGGACGCCGTCGGTATGTCTGTGCGGCCGGATCCGAGAGACCGGCCGGATACACAGTGCGACTGCTTGGCACGAGATCACTTGGAGGGCACGGCCCGCATCGCTCGGCGGAGGCCGGCCCTGGCGGCGATGAGGTCGTCCTCTGATTCCCGCAGTCGGCACTCCAGAGAGGCCAGCCGGTCTCGGGCGTCTGACAGGTCACGGTTCAGGTCGGTGTTCTGCTGCTCCAACTCCTGGATACGTCGCACGAACTGACCTCGGTCGACTTCGTCGAGCTCTGCACCCAGGGAGAGTTGGACACGCTCCCGGAGCCGGTCACGCTCCTTCCTCAAATCCTTCATCTCGTCCCTGGCGAGGGCGAGTTCGGTGCGCAGACCGGCGGGAGTGACCTGCTGTCCGTGGGTCGCCGGAGAGGTCTGGCGGCCGTGCTCCCGCTGCTCGTGAATGGCGGCCTGGACGGCATCCCGCACCCGGGGTTGGTTGTGGACGAACCAGGTGGACACCGAGGCGTCACGGGCCACCCGGGCAACGGTGACGCGCTGACCCGAGCTGAGGAGGCCGCGTACTGCTTCCATCGCGCGTGCCGTCTTGGCCTCGCTGTCCCGGGCGCGGGCGGCTCGCAAGCGTTCGACCCGAGCGGCCCGGCCGTCGGAGCCGGAGATGGCGAGGTGTTTCATTCGGAGCTCCGCGTCGTCAGCGCCTGCACCGGGAAGAAGGCTGCGGCCGAGCGAGCTTTACGCAGCTCACGCGAGGCCGATTCGACTGTGGCCCGTTCCTCCGGTGGCATTTCGTCCAGCTTGTGCCGCATCTCGTCGGCCGACTTCGAGTAGGCACGGATCTGGTCGTCGAAGTTGCGCACGACCCAGTCGGCGGCGTCCATAGCCACGGCCGCCTCTTTGTCGGCCCGAAGATCTGCCACCTGCTGCTCCAAGGCCGGGAGGTAGGAAGGGTCGGGCCGGTAGAAGTCACAACCGGCGCACTGGAAGCGGATTCGGCAGTGGCCGCCGCCCGCCTTCACGTTGCTGGGCTCGGTACAGCCGCCGTATGGCACCGCAACGCTCTCGACTTCGTAGGCCAGCGCGTCGCCGAAGCCTTGAGGGGTACCGTGCCGGTCGACCGCGAGCCTCGCCACCGTCTTGACGGCATCCTGCTTTCTGCTGAGCGAGACCTTGTAATAGCCCATGGTGACGTCGAGAGAACGATGGTCCATGAGCTCCCGGAGGACGTCCGGACGGGTCCCGGCGTCCGCATGCCGCTGGGCGTAGGCGTGCCGGAAGCCGTACGGGACGATCTGCGTGCGGTCGTAGGCGCATGGTTTGCCGTCGTCGTCCAGCCGGTCGTCGACAAGATCCGGAATCAGTTCGTCGACCCAGGCCCGGAAGATCCTGTTGCAGAAGTTCGGTGTGGTCATGTGGCCACGCCGAGGACGGTTGCGCTGGCCCGGGGCAGGGAGGAGCCACTGTTCACAACTGGGTACGGGAGGCAGCCGGTCCAGTTCCCTTTGCCAGGACTCGATCTCTTTGGCAGTCACCTCGCTGATGGGAAGACGGCGGCCGTGACGACGCCGTTTGTGGTTGTCGTAGAGGAGAGTCGGTTTGCCGTCGACCCACTCCAGGCAGCTTCGGTGCAGGCTGGTGACCTCGCCGGGACGACGGCCGGTGTCCCGGAGGATTGTGTACGCCACCTGGTACATCCGCGCGAAGTCGGTAGCTCTCCAACCACCGCTCTCGTAGGCGGTGGAAGTGCCGAGCTGAGGGAGGTGAGCATCGAGCCGGGCGATGACATGCTCGGGGATCGCGCGGCCGATGTCGTCCTCGGACGCTTCGACGGCGGCAATGGCGTGGAACTTGGGGTTCAGGGCGAACCCGCCGGGTACATGGTCCATCAGTCCTGCCTGCCGTGCGTACTCGAGAAACGCCCGCCAGGCGCGGAGTAGCGCCCGGCGGTGGCTGGTCGAGTAGTCGTGGCCGTCCTCAGGGCGCTTCGCGATGCGGAGTGTGTCCACCACGGCGCTCATGTCCGCCATGGACAATTCATCCGGCGTATTGCCGCACGGCCGGTTGGCCAGGGCCTTGGAGGCGATTGACGCGGCGTACACGGCCTGCCTCAGATCGAGCACGGAGGGACGGACCGCGCGTCCGTACTCCTTGACCAGCTCTCGCAACCAGCCCTGCCGAATCGGCCGGAAGTCGATGGCGCCGTGTACGGCGATGTACTTGCGCCCGCTTCCACGTCCTGCGGTGAGTCCTACGAGGGAGCACTCCCAGACGTCGCCTGACGTCGGATCGGCACCCTCGAACTCTAGCCGTGCGCGGCGGACGTGAGTGAGGATGCCGTTCAGAACCCCGGCGGCAGCGGGGGGAAGACCGCGTACGAAACTCTCGTCGAGGTCCAGGAGTGAGAGCAGCCCTGTGGGGAGTCCGGCGACGATGCGGCGGATGCGCTGCGGGACCAGACTGATCCCGGCCGCGTCGCGTTGCTGAATGCCGTACAGCAGCTCATGGCATACGGCCGAAGAGAGCCCGCCCAGAGAGAACTGGGAGACCCCGGGCTCCCGCCCAACAAGGCCTACCGCTGCACCTATGTGGCCGCCCAGGTAGCGGTGAAGGCGAAGTACGGCCTGTGGGTCACCTCCGCCGAGCAGGACGCCATGAAGCGGGTCCTGAGCACCTGCCCCGAGCAGAAGCTGCCCACCGGCGGCAACCCGACGAAGGCGCCGGCCCGCTTCCACGCGGACTGACGCCTCGACGGTGCCGCCTCACGGAGGCGGGACGAGTCAGCTGAAGTCCTCGTCGAGGTCGATGACCTTGCCCTTGGGGGCCTTGGCCGGCACCGGCTCGTCGAAGTCGGTGAAGACGAGGTCACCGGGCTCCTTGGCGGACTTGCTCACGACCCGCAGCAGGTACGGCTTGCCCTCGGTGGCGACGTACAGGGTGTAACGGTCCTTGCCGTCCTTCTCGTTCAGGGTGAAGGCAGGGGTGCCGTCGACCTCGGCGGTCTTGCCGCGGGTGGCGTCGGAGTCGACGTCCTCGAAGTCGGCGAGGACGGTGTCGAGGTCGCAGAAGCTCGCGATGTCCTTGGAGTCCGCGGCGGTCGCGGACGTCTTGGTCCACTTGCCGGCCAGCATGTCGACGACCATGTCGGCCTCCTCCTTGGAGGAGTCCTTCGACTGGGCCCGCAGGAAGGCCTCGTCGTACTTCATGTAGAGGGTGTCGCCGACCTTGATCAGCTCGGCCTGGCCCGCGCCGCCGATGCTCATGGTGCCGGCGCAGTCGCCCTTCTTGTTCATCGCCATGTCCATCTGGACCGTGCCGCCGGCGGACTCGTCCTCGATCTCGCCCTTCATCCGGAGCGATTCGGCGTCCGAGGTGGCCTTCACGGCCTTGTCGGCGATCTCGCCGCCGGTCAGGCCCGCGAAGGGGCCCTCGGCCTTTTCCTCGCCGGGCAGACAGCCGGTGAGCGAGAGGGTCGCCGCGGCGGCGATGCAGAGAGCGGCGAGAGCGGTGCGACGCATGGGAGTTCCCCCCTGGGAATCGATGGGTGAGCGGAGCGGCGGGCGTCACTACGCAGCGCGCAGACGTGTGATCGCTTGGATCGGGCGGTCCGCCGTTCGATGGGTCAATAAGAGCAGAGCCTGTGAACCGAGTCAACACGGTTCACGGAATCCAGCCTGTTCACGGCGTGAAGGGGTAGATCTTGCGTACGTCGGTATGCTCGACGTCACACCACCAGGTACGAGGGGAGCCGGGCGCGTGCAGGGGAACCAGACAGAGGTCACGGCCGCGGACATCGCGCGGCTCGCCGGGGTGGGTCGCGCCGCCGTCAGCAACTGGCGCCGTCGGCACGCCGACTTCCCCAAACCGGTCGGCGGCACCGAGACCAGCCCAGCCTTCGCGCTCAGCGAGGTCGAGGAGTGGCTGCGCGACCAGGGCAAGCTCGCCGAGGTGCCCCTGAAGGAGCGCGTCTGGCAGCAGGTCGCCGGCCACCCGGAGGGCCCCGTCACCGCCCTCGTGCACGCGGGCTGCGCCCTGCTCCTCCTGCACGACCGGCCCCTGACCTGGCTGGAGCTGAGCGCCGTCGCCGACGACGGGGAACTGGCCCGGCTGCTGCCCGAGCCGCTGGGGGAGGTCCTCACCCCGCGCTTCGGACCGGCCGGTGAGCCCGCCGTACCCCGGCCGCTGCCCGCGGAGCTCCTGCCCTCGATCCCGCTCCTGCGCGGCGCCACCGAACTCGCCGCCGACCTCGGGGCGCGGCAGACCTTCGAGTTCCTGCTCGCCCGGCACCTCGACGCCAACCCGCGCCAGTACACGCTCACTCCGGGCGAACTGGCCGAGCTGATGGCCGAACTCGCCGGACCCGCCCGGTCGGTGCTCGACCCGGCCTGCGGCACCGGCGCCCTCCTGCGGGCCGTCGCCGCCCGCCCCGGCCAGGAGCTGTACGGCCAGGACAGCGCCGGCGAACTGGCCGCCCTCACTGCGCTCCGCCTCGCCCTGTGCACCGGCGGCACCGTCCGCACCGCCCCGGGGGACAGCCTCCGCGCGGACGCGTACGAGCACCTCAGGGCCGAGGCAGTCCTGTGCCACCCGCCGTTCAACGAGCGCAACTGGGGCCACGACGAACTCGCCTACGACCCGCGCTGGGAGTACGGCTTCCCGGCCCGTACGGAGTCCGAACTCGCCTGGGTGCAGCACGCGCTGGCCCGTCTGGAGGACGGCGGCACCGCCGTGCTGCTGATGCCGCCGGCCGCCGCGAGCCGCCGCTCCGGGCGCCGGATCCGCGCCGACCTGCTGCGCCGGGGCGCCCTGCGCGCCGTGATCGCCCTGCCGGTCGGCGCGGCACCCCCGTACAACATCCCGCTGCACCTGTGGGTGCTGCGCAGGCCCGGCAGGGCGGCCGTGCCACCGCGGCTGCTGCTCGTCGACACCGGGCGGCTCGTGCCCGAGGGGCGGAGCGGGTTCGACTGGGCGGCGGTGCGCGCCGCCGTGCTCGACGCCTGGCGGCCCTTCGACCGCGCGGGCGAGGCGGTGGAACGGCCGGGGCTCAGCCGTGCGCTGCCGGTCATCGACCTGCTCGACGACGACGTGGACCTGGCCCCCGCCCGGCACCTGCCGCCCCCGGCCGTGGGCGGCGGCGCCGAGGAACTGACCGCCGTGCGCGCACGCCTCGGTGAGACCCTCCGGCTGACCGCCGACCTCACACCCCCGCTCCCCGGGGAGGCGCGGCTCGCGCGCTGGCCGCTCACCACGGTCGGCGAACTCGCGCGCGGGGGTGCCCTGCTGCTGCGCACCGGCGGGAACGGCCCCCACGCGCGCGTGCTCACCGACCACGACGTCCTGGCCGGCACGGCACCCTCCGGAACGCTGCCCGAGACCGCCGGCGAGGCGCCCGTGCTCGTGGCGCCCGGCGACGTCGTCGTCCCCGTCCTCGGCGGCGGCGGGATCGCGCGGGTCGTCGACGAGGACACCGCAGGCGCTGCCCTCGGCCGCAACCTCACCCTGCTGCGGCCCGACACGGCGGCGCTCGACCCCTGGTTCGTCGCCGGGTTCCTGCGCTCGACCGCCAACAGCCGCCAGGCCAGCAGCTACGCCTCCACCGCGACCCGGCTCGACGTCCGCCGCCTCCAACTGCCCCGCCTGCCCCTGGAACAGCAGCGCCGCTACGGCGAACGGTTCCGTGTCCTCGCCGCCTTCGAGGACGCCCTGAGGCAGGCCGGCCGCCTCGGCGAACGCCTGGTGCGCGGCATGTACGACGGCCTGACGGACGGCACGGTCGCCCCGGACTGAGCCGGCGCACGGCCCACCCCGCGCCGCCAACTCCCGAGCGCCGCCCGTTTCCACGCCTAACGGACGGAACCGCTCCGGCCCGGGTCGGCGTGACCAGCACTGCGGTACTACAACGGTTGGCCACAACCCTGGACCTCATGTCGCGGTCGACCGATACCCTCGGGACGACATCGCACGTCCACTCTCACCAGGCCCTCAGGAGCAGCCATGCAAGGCCACGGCTACGCGCCGACACCGCCCCCCGGCCCCGATCAAGGGGGCCAGATCACACTCCGTGTGATCTTCGTGGTGGTCGCGGTCATGAGCTGTGGCCTGCTCGCCTGGGCCTGCCTGCTGCGGCTCGCCTCGGTCACCCGCAGGCCCCGCGACTGGTGGCTGTTCGCCCTGGCGCTCGTCCACGTCGTCGTGACGCTGTACATCATCGGCACCGACCCGGGCAAGGACGAGTTCACCACCTGGCGCGGTGACGTCGGCATGGGGCTGCTCTTCGGCGGACTCGTGGCGATCGTCGCGTACTACCTGTCCGCGGACATACGTCACTTCAGCCGCGCCCGTACGGCCCCACCGTCGCCGTTCGCCCAGACCACGGCGTACTCGGGCCAGACCGGCTACAACACCCAGCCCCCTGGCTACAACCCCCAGCAGTCCGGCTACAGCTACCCGCCGGTCCAGGCCCCCCAGCCCTACACCCCGACCCCGCCGGTCCCGCAGCCGCCCGTGCAGCAGCCCCCGCCGCAGCACCAGCAGGGCCCGGACCCGCAGCGCCCCGGGCCGGCCCGTATCGACCAGGTGCGCGCCGAGCTGGACGAGCTCAGTGACTATCTCCGCAACCACGAGGGAGACAGGTGACCCAGGGGCGGGGGACCGGCCGCCTGATCACCGGCCGCTACGAACTGTCCACGCTCATCGGACAGGGCGGCATGGGCCAGGTGTGGACGGCCTACGACCAGCGCCTCGACCGGCGGGTGGCGGTGAAGCTGCTGCGCCCGGACAAGGTCGCGGGCCAGGAGGCCGACGAACTGCGCCGCCGCTTCGTGCGCGAGTGCCGGGTCACGGCCCAGGTCGACCACCCCGGTCTGGTGACCGTGCACGACGCGGGCAGCGAGGGCGAGGAGCTGTTCCTCGTCATGCAGTACGTCGACGGGGCCGACCTCGCCGACCACCTCGCCGAGCACGACCCGTACCCGTGGCAGTGGACCGTCTCCGTCGCCGCCCAGCTGTGCGCCGTGCTCTCCGCCGTGCACGCGGTACCGATCATCCACCGCGACCTCAAGCCGCGGAACGTCATGGTCAAGCAGGACGGCACGGTCACCGTCCTCGACCTCGGCGTCGCCTCCGTCATGGACACCGACACCACCCGCCTCACCCACACCGGTTCACCCATCGGCAGCCCCGCCTACATGGCCCCCGAGCAGGCCATGGGCGGCGCGGTCGGCCCCTACACCGACCTGTACGCCCTCGGTGTGCTGATGCACGAACTGCTCAGCGGGAACGTGCCGTTCACCGGCTCGACCGCCCTCGGCGTCCTCCACCGCCACCTCTACGAGCCGCCGGTCCCGGTCCGCCGCATCCGCCCCGAGGTCCCCGAGAACCTGGAGGCCCTGGTCCTCCGGCTGCTCTCCAAGGACCCGCAGCACCGCCCGTCCTCCGCCCAGGAGACGTACGAGCAACTCCGCCCGCTGCTGCCCGCCCGCGGTGTGCCCACCGGCTCCCCGCTCGACCCCACGCGCCCCTTCCTGCGCCCGCACGCCCCCTGGCCGGACCGCGCCCGCATCCCCGCGCCCCAGCCGTCCGCCGCGCCCGACCCCGCGCCCGCGGCCGACAAGCCCGACGTGGCCGGCGCCGTCGACGAGGTCAAGCGCCTCCTCGGCGAGGGCCGCATCACCCAGGCCGTCGACATCCTCGGCGCGATCCTCCCGGCCGCCGCCGCCCAGCACGGCGAGCACTCACCCGTCGTCCGCACCCTGCGCAAGCAGTACGCGGCCACGCTGATGGACGACGGCCAGTACCGCCGCGCCCTGCCCGAGCTGCGCCGTCTCGCCGACGAGCGCGCCGCCGAGGCCGGCCAGGCCGACACCCAGGCACTGCGCTACCGCTACGACTCCGCCCAGTGCCTCGAACAACTCGGCGAACCGGCCGCGGCCCTCGCCGAGTACCGCTCCCTGCTGCCGTACTACGAGAACCAGTACGTCGGCGGCGACCCCGAACTCTCCCTCGACGTCCGCCGCCGCATAGGCCACCTGCTCCTCGCCCTCGGCGACCGCGGCGCCGCCCACGAGACCCTGGGCCGGCTGCTGCTCGACGTGGAACGGCTGCGGGGACCGGGCCACCCGCTGGCGGGCGAGGTGCGGCGCACCCTGCAGTGGCTGGGGCAAGTGCGGGGCTGAGCCGGACGTGGCACGAGGCGGTGCCGGAAGTCGACGTGAATCGTTGGTCGAATGGCTGGCCGAGAGCAGGGCCACTGCCTACCATCGATCACCGCAAGACTTTGTGCTCCGCCGCACAATCTCCTCGGGAGGCTCACTTGCACCGCCGCCGTCGCACCGCGCTCCTCTTCTCCGCAGCGATCGCCGCCGCGGCCCCGCTCCTCACCGCCTGCGGAAGCGACGCGCATCCCGGCGCGGCGGCCGTCGTCGGCGACGACCGGATCACCGTCGCGCAGCTGGAGAACCGGGTGAACGAGGTGCGCGCCGCCCAGCGCGCCGCGAGCAAGGACGACAGCCAGTACCAGCAGGCCGTCGCCCAGACCAGCGCCCTCACCCGCAACACCCTGAACGGCATGGTCCTGGAGAAGGTCCTCGACCAGGCGCTGAAGGACGCGGGCGTCACCGTCACCCGCAAGGAGATCCAGCAGTACCGTTCCGGCCTGGAGACGGAGGCCGGCGGCGCCGCGGCCCTCGAAGCGGCCTACCTGCAGCGCTACAGCGTCGCCCCCGAACAGCTGGAGGAGAGCCTCCGCAGCGATGTCGAGGTCCAGAAGCTCGCCGCCGCCCTCGGCGCCGACCTGAACAGCCCGGAGGGCGGCACGGTCTTCTGGAAGGCCCTCTCGACGGCCTCCGAGAAACTCGACGTCGACCTCAACCCCCGCTACGGCAGCTGGGGCGTCGACAAGGCCTCCGGCCGCGTCGGCCTCCTGGAGGCCAAGACCCCGTGGCTGAAGGAAGTCACGGGAGCGGGGTCGCAGGAGTCGGCGTAGCGCTGGGCGAAACCGGTGCTTCGGGGGCCGTCGGTGGCGTGGGTTACGTTCGTGGGGTGAACGCACACCGCCCCGACGGCGACCCCGCCCCCACGGCCCCCGAGACGTCGTCCCCCGACCCCGGCCGAGTCGTCCTGCTCACCACCAGCCACCGGGTGGCGCCCGGCCTGCTGTCCTGGCCCGCGTGGCAGGCACTGCACGGGGCGGACCGCGTCCTCTGCGCGGACGAGGCGCACCCGCAGCTCCCCTATCTGCGCGAGGCCGGCGTCACGGTCGAGCGGGCGACCCCGACGGCCGAGGAACTGGTCGACGCCTGCGCCGGCGGCCGCACCGTGGTCGTGGTGGCCACCGCCGAGGGCGAACCCCGCCTCACCGACGGCCTCGCCCGCCTCGCCGGCTCGGGCCGCCTCACGATGCCGTCCCTGGAGCTGCTCCCCGCCTCCTACGACCTCCCCGGCGCGCGCCTGCTCGACCTCGTCCAGGTCATGGACCGCATCCGGGCCGAATGCCCCTGGTCCTCGCAGCAGACCCACAAGGGCCTCGCCAAGTACGGCATCGAGGAGGCGTACGAACTCGTCGAGGCCATCGAGGAGGGTGATCGCGAGGAGCTCCGCGAGGAGCTGGGCGATGTCCTCCTCCAGGTCGTCTTCCACGCCCGTATCGCCGAGGACGACCCCGACGCCCCCTTCTCCATCGACGACGTCGCCGCCGGCATCATCACCAAG encodes the following:
- a CDS encoding HNH endonuclease family protein translates to MRHRGAGSTRFLRAAATAAVAVLLVSGCEGLDEGSSSTGSGPPAPDGRAISPLKNPDGTKPGLAPVTTDADKAAARKLIEELATKGRGPKTGYARDKFGYAWMDTADGVPLARNGCDTRNDLIHRDGQNLRLRSGSDCVVIAMTLHDPYTGTTIEWRKAKASEVQIDHVVPLSYSWQMGSSRWPVSKRKQLANDVLNLIPVEGRANSAKGDSGPATWLPPNKQIRCAYAVRFAQVAVKYEMPVTAPDKQIMLRQCGG
- a CDS encoding MFS transporter, which produces MSRRMALLLAVTCAVAVGNIYFPQAIIPLVAAGLHTSPDAASLAVTATQVGYTAGMFLLVPLGDRLPSRSFLVVLLALTGLGLLTAGCAPTLPLLIAASALTGLTTVAAQVVGPLAAGLVPADRRGAVIGTLLSGSIGGMLLARAFSGSLGEWLGWRAPYLAAAALTLLLASIVARTVPVATPRSRQPYPALLTESLRLLRTEPDLRRSCFYQATVFAGFSAVWTCLTLLLTGPVYGMGAQAVGLLALVGGATMLCAPLAGRLVDRHGPDPVNLVCMLAVLVSAAVLTAGAWGDVPGLTALVVGTLLLDVAMQSGMVANQARVYALRPDARSRLNTAYMTCAYLGGSAGSWLGVRAYGRAGWWGACALVALLTVLALARHLVELRSRRPGATRSQSRATVADQPIRPR
- a CDS encoding ArsR family transcriptional regulator — its product is MISFVLGVEDLADTRFAVSPLHETLLSLRVLQDPGLSALHIPWRRSVVGRIGPLDTELLMALVARRRTIPDFLTPQPTSFAPTFDEQLAVVRQASPARVRHDLLTAHAPDPLPAALHDATVADDISVVRLRDAVCELLRQFWEVAIEPEWRQMRLLLEADMTYRARQLAVGGARWLFADMHPNLRWHNGVLHIDKMISRHRVAASGRGLLLLPSVFAHKPAPPVGPEEPPRLVYPVRGVATLWATPPTVDATALASLLGAPRARLLTLLEEPLATVEIARRFRVTPSAVSQHLRVLHATGLVTRARDGRQVLYRRSSLGDQLTGRQQRHRIAPS
- a CDS encoding DUF6262 family protein; this encodes MKHLAISGSDGRAARVERLRAARARDSEAKTARAMEAVRGLLSSGQRVTVARVARDASVSTWFVHNQPRVRDAVQAAIHEQREHGRQTSPATHGQQVTPAGLRTELALARDEMKDLRKERDRLRERVQLSLGAELDEVDRGQFVRRIQELEQQNTDLNRDLSDARDRLASLECRLRESEDDLIAARAGLRRAMRAVPSK
- a CDS encoding site-specific integrase is translated as MLDLRQAVYAASIASKALANRPCGNTPDELSMADMSAVVDTLRIAKRPEDGHDYSTSHRRALLRAWRAFLEYARQAGLMDHVPGGFALNPKFHAIAAVEASEDDIGRAIPEHVIARLDAHLPQLGTSTAYESGGWRATDFARMYQVAYTILRDTGRRPGEVTSLHRSCLEWVDGKPTLLYDNHKRRRHGRRLPISEVTAKEIESWQRELDRLPPVPSCEQWLLPAPGQRNRPRRGHMTTPNFCNRIFRAWVDELIPDLVDDRLDDDGKPCAYDRTQIVPYGFRHAYAQRHADAGTRPDVLRELMDHRSLDVTMGYYKVSLSRKQDAVKTVARLAVDRHGTPQGFGDALAYEVESVAVPYGGCTEPSNVKAGGGHCRIRFQCAGCDFYRPDPSYLPALEQQVADLRADKEAAVAMDAADWVVRNFDDQIRAYSKSADEMRHKLDEMPPEERATVESASRELRKARSAAAFFPVQALTTRSSE
- a CDS encoding N-6 DNA methylase — translated: MQGNQTEVTAADIARLAGVGRAAVSNWRRRHADFPKPVGGTETSPAFALSEVEEWLRDQGKLAEVPLKERVWQQVAGHPEGPVTALVHAGCALLLLHDRPLTWLELSAVADDGELARLLPEPLGEVLTPRFGPAGEPAVPRPLPAELLPSIPLLRGATELAADLGARQTFEFLLARHLDANPRQYTLTPGELAELMAELAGPARSVLDPACGTGALLRAVAARPGQELYGQDSAGELAALTALRLALCTGGTVRTAPGDSLRADAYEHLRAEAVLCHPPFNERNWGHDELAYDPRWEYGFPARTESELAWVQHALARLEDGGTAVLLMPPAAASRRSGRRIRADLLRRGALRAVIALPVGAAPPYNIPLHLWVLRRPGRAAVPPRLLLVDTGRLVPEGRSGFDWAAVRAAVLDAWRPFDRAGEAVERPGLSRALPVIDLLDDDVDLAPARHLPPPAVGGGAEELTAVRARLGETLRLTADLTPPLPGEARLARWPLTTVGELARGGALLLRTGGNGPHARVLTDHDVLAGTAPSGTLPETAGEAPVLVAPGDVVVPVLGGGGIARVVDEDTAGAALGRNLTLLRPDTAALDPWFVAGFLRSTANSRQASSYASTATRLDVRRLQLPRLPLEQQRRYGERFRVLAAFEDALRQAGRLGERLVRGMYDGLTDGTVAPD